In one Cottoperca gobio chromosome 12, fCotGob3.1, whole genome shotgun sequence genomic region, the following are encoded:
- the wdr41 gene encoding WD repeat-containing protein 41 isoform X3, producing MLRWILGSREAQGSVEKSSVLCIGEEQPKNWFTELQVLKGHFDIVRFLVQIDDFRCASAGDDGLVLVWNVETGERLQELRGHSQQITAITTFTCNDDLTSHTSLITASSDRSLSLWDPDTGNRVQTISDLQSSVKCLLVLERLCVLASGGGELCVWNKEFELQCHKPNHSDTGITALIELPKNCIAAAMDKEIVIYRLTVSTDSSMSVAEIRCLSDHQDRIRALINVNDGLFASGSHAGELILWDAIDWNILAYEHILWEESQASTQAEIRLAAPKPSEMSIQHLTTNGRHILAAVGSGLYVYSILTKTVVAYRKVAHDSNVLHTMLLSDSELMSCSEDGSVRMWEIQDLPLHAEPASAVM from the exons ATGCTTCGGTGGATTCTTGGTAGTCGAGAAGCTCAGGGCTCCGTGGAG AAAAGCTCCGTGTTGTGCATCGGAGAGGAACAGCCCAAAAACTGGTTCACTGAGCTGCAGGTGCTGAAAGGACATTTTGACATTGTTCGATTTCTGGTGCAGATTGATGACTTCAG ATGTGCCTCAGCGGGCGACGATGGCCTTGTTTTGGTGTGGAACGTGGAG ACCGGGGAGAGGCTGCAGGAGCTGAGGGGCCATTCCCAGCAAATAACAGCCATAACTACCTTCACCTGCAATGATGACCTCACGTCGCACACCTCGCTCATCACAGCCTCCTCAGACCGAAGTCTCAGC CTGTGGGACCCTGATACGGGCAACAGGGTTCAGACCATTTCAGATCTTCAGTCATCTGTGAAG TGTTTGCTCGTGCTGGAGCGGCTGTGTGTGTTGGCCTCCGGCGGGggagaactgtgtgtgtggaacaaAGAATTTGAGCTGCAGTGTCACAAACCCAACCACAGCGACACTG GAATAACTGCTTTGATAGAGCTGCCCAAGAACTGCATAGCCGCTGCTATGGATAAAGAGATCG TGATCTACAGGCTGACAGTCTCCACTGATTCTTCCATGTCGGTGGCCGAGATCCGCTGTCTGTCCGACCACCAGGACAGGATTCGAGCTCTCATCAACGTCAACG ACGGGCTTTTCGCCAGCGGCTCCCATGCGGGCGAGTTGATCTTATGGGATGCGATTGACTGGAACATCCTGGCCTATGAGCACATCCTGTGGGAGGAGTCTCAAGCCAGCACTCAGGCCGAAATCCGATTGGCTGCTCCCAAACCCAGTGAGATGTCGATTCAGCATCTGACCACCAACGGAAGG cacATCCTTGCAGCTGTGGGCAGCGGCCTGTATGTGTACAGCATTCTGACCAAGACTGTGGTGGCTTACAGGAAGGTTGCTCACGACTCTAATGTCCTGCACACCATGCTGCTATCTGACAG CGAGCTGATGTCCTGCTCTGAAGATGGCAGTGTGAGGATGTGGGAGATCCAGGACCTGCCTTTGCATGCTGAACCAGCCTCTGCAG TGATGTAA
- the wdr41 gene encoding WD repeat-containing protein 41 isoform X1 — MLRWILGSREAQGSVEKSSVLCIGEEQPKNWFTELQVLKGHFDIVRFLVQIDDFRCASAGDDGLVLVWNVETGERLQELRGHSQQITAITTFTCNDDLTSHTSLITASSDRSLSLWDPDTGNRVQTISDLQSSVKCLLVLERLCVLASGGGELCVWNKEFELQCHKPNHSDTGITALIELPKNCIAAAMDKEIVIYRLTVSTDSSMSVAEIRCLSDHQDRIRALINVNDGLFASGSHAGELILWDAIDWNILAYEHILWEESQASTQAEIRLAAPKPSEMSIQHLTTNGRHILAAVGSGLYVYSILTKTVVAYRKVAHDSNVLHTMLLSDSELMSCSEDGSVRMWEIQDLPLHAEPASAGFFGMWTFGRTHKQPGPPSKKVVDVPNIRTLELTGDLIGHSGAVQMFVSFRENGLVTCSTDHLLILWKNGERQSHLRSLALFQKLEENEEL, encoded by the exons ATGCTTCGGTGGATTCTTGGTAGTCGAGAAGCTCAGGGCTCCGTGGAG AAAAGCTCCGTGTTGTGCATCGGAGAGGAACAGCCCAAAAACTGGTTCACTGAGCTGCAGGTGCTGAAAGGACATTTTGACATTGTTCGATTTCTGGTGCAGATTGATGACTTCAG ATGTGCCTCAGCGGGCGACGATGGCCTTGTTTTGGTGTGGAACGTGGAG ACCGGGGAGAGGCTGCAGGAGCTGAGGGGCCATTCCCAGCAAATAACAGCCATAACTACCTTCACCTGCAATGATGACCTCACGTCGCACACCTCGCTCATCACAGCCTCCTCAGACCGAAGTCTCAGC CTGTGGGACCCTGATACGGGCAACAGGGTTCAGACCATTTCAGATCTTCAGTCATCTGTGAAG TGTTTGCTCGTGCTGGAGCGGCTGTGTGTGTTGGCCTCCGGCGGGggagaactgtgtgtgtggaacaaAGAATTTGAGCTGCAGTGTCACAAACCCAACCACAGCGACACTG GAATAACTGCTTTGATAGAGCTGCCCAAGAACTGCATAGCCGCTGCTATGGATAAAGAGATCG TGATCTACAGGCTGACAGTCTCCACTGATTCTTCCATGTCGGTGGCCGAGATCCGCTGTCTGTCCGACCACCAGGACAGGATTCGAGCTCTCATCAACGTCAACG ACGGGCTTTTCGCCAGCGGCTCCCATGCGGGCGAGTTGATCTTATGGGATGCGATTGACTGGAACATCCTGGCCTATGAGCACATCCTGTGGGAGGAGTCTCAAGCCAGCACTCAGGCCGAAATCCGATTGGCTGCTCCCAAACCCAGTGAGATGTCGATTCAGCATCTGACCACCAACGGAAGG cacATCCTTGCAGCTGTGGGCAGCGGCCTGTATGTGTACAGCATTCTGACCAAGACTGTGGTGGCTTACAGGAAGGTTGCTCACGACTCTAATGTCCTGCACACCATGCTGCTATCTGACAG CGAGCTGATGTCCTGCTCTGAAGATGGCAGTGTGAGGATGTGGGAGATCCAGGACCTGCCTTTGCATGCTGAACCAGCCTCTGCAG GCTTCTTTGGAATGTGGACGTTCGGCCGGACACACAAACAGCCCGGTCCTCCGTCAAAGAAGGTCGTGGACGTCCCGAACATCAGGACGCTCGAGTTGACGGGTGATCTGATCGGACACTCGGGGGCCGTCCAg ATGTTTGTGAGCTTTAGGGAGAACGGTTTGGTCACCTGCTCGACGGACCACCTGCTGATTCTGTGGAAGAACGGAGAAAGGCAGTCGCACCTGCGCAGCCTGGCGCTCTTCCAAAAACTGGAGGAGAATGAAGAACTCTGA
- the wdr41 gene encoding WD repeat-containing protein 41 isoform X2, protein MLRWILGSREAQGSVEKSSVLCIGEEQPKNWFTELQVLKGHFDIVRFLVQIDDFRCASAGDDGLVLVWNVETGERLQELRGHSQQITAITTFTCNDDLTSHTSLITASSDRSLSLWDPDTGNRVQTISDLQSSVKCLLVLERLCVLASGGGELCVWNKEFELQCHKPNHSDTGITALIELPKNCIAAAMDKEIVIYRLTVSTDSSMSVAEIRCLSDHQDRIRALINVNDGLFASGSHAGELILWDAIDWNILAYEHILWEESQASTQAEIRLAAPKPSEMSIQHLTTNGRHILAAVGSGLYVYSILTKTVVAYRKVAHDSNVLHTMLLSDSELMSCSEDGSVRMWEIQDLPLHAEPASAVSLQASLECGRSAGHTNSPVLRQRRSWTSRTSGRSS, encoded by the exons ATGCTTCGGTGGATTCTTGGTAGTCGAGAAGCTCAGGGCTCCGTGGAG AAAAGCTCCGTGTTGTGCATCGGAGAGGAACAGCCCAAAAACTGGTTCACTGAGCTGCAGGTGCTGAAAGGACATTTTGACATTGTTCGATTTCTGGTGCAGATTGATGACTTCAG ATGTGCCTCAGCGGGCGACGATGGCCTTGTTTTGGTGTGGAACGTGGAG ACCGGGGAGAGGCTGCAGGAGCTGAGGGGCCATTCCCAGCAAATAACAGCCATAACTACCTTCACCTGCAATGATGACCTCACGTCGCACACCTCGCTCATCACAGCCTCCTCAGACCGAAGTCTCAGC CTGTGGGACCCTGATACGGGCAACAGGGTTCAGACCATTTCAGATCTTCAGTCATCTGTGAAG TGTTTGCTCGTGCTGGAGCGGCTGTGTGTGTTGGCCTCCGGCGGGggagaactgtgtgtgtggaacaaAGAATTTGAGCTGCAGTGTCACAAACCCAACCACAGCGACACTG GAATAACTGCTTTGATAGAGCTGCCCAAGAACTGCATAGCCGCTGCTATGGATAAAGAGATCG TGATCTACAGGCTGACAGTCTCCACTGATTCTTCCATGTCGGTGGCCGAGATCCGCTGTCTGTCCGACCACCAGGACAGGATTCGAGCTCTCATCAACGTCAACG ACGGGCTTTTCGCCAGCGGCTCCCATGCGGGCGAGTTGATCTTATGGGATGCGATTGACTGGAACATCCTGGCCTATGAGCACATCCTGTGGGAGGAGTCTCAAGCCAGCACTCAGGCCGAAATCCGATTGGCTGCTCCCAAACCCAGTGAGATGTCGATTCAGCATCTGACCACCAACGGAAGG cacATCCTTGCAGCTGTGGGCAGCGGCCTGTATGTGTACAGCATTCTGACCAAGACTGTGGTGGCTTACAGGAAGGTTGCTCACGACTCTAATGTCCTGCACACCATGCTGCTATCTGACAG CGAGCTGATGTCCTGCTCTGAAGATGGCAGTGTGAGGATGTGGGAGATCCAGGACCTGCCTTTGCATGCTGAACCAGCCTCTGCAG TTTCTCTTCAGGCTTCTTTGGAATGTGGACGTTCGGCCGGACACACAAACAGCCCGGTCCTCCGTCAAAGAAGGTCGTGGACGTCCCGAACATCAGGACGCTCGAGTTGA